In the genome of Streptococcus mitis, one region contains:
- a CDS encoding 2-nitropropane dioxygenase produces MKTRITELLNIDYPIFQGGMAWVAYGDLAGAVSKAGGLGIIGGGNAPKEVVKANIDKIKSLTDKPFGVNIMLLSPFVEDIVDLVIEEGVKVVTTGAGNPGKYMERFHEAGITVIPVVPSVALAKRMEKIGADAVIAEGMEAGGHIGKLTTMTLVRQVAAAVSIPVIAAGGIADGEGAAAGFMLGAEAVQVGTRFVVAKESNAHPNYKAKILKARDIDTTISAQHFGHAVRAIKNQLTRDFEKAEKDAFKQENPDLEIFEQMGAGALAKAVVHGDVDGGSVMAGQIAGLVSKEETAEEILKDLYYGAAKKIQEEASRWAGVVRND; encoded by the coding sequence ATGAAAACGCGTATTACAGAATTATTGAACATTGATTATCCTATCTTTCAAGGAGGAATGGCTTGGGTTGCTTATGGTGATTTGGCAGGGGCTGTTTCCAAGGCTGGAGGGCTAGGCATTATCGGTGGGGGAAATGCCCCTAAAGAAGTTGTCAAAGCTAATATTGATAAGATCAAATCATTGACGGATAAACCCTTTGGTGTCAACATCATGCTTTTATCTCCTTTTGTGGAAGATATTGTAGATCTTGTTATCGAGGAAGGTGTTAAGGTGGTTACAACAGGGGCAGGAAATCCTGGTAAATACATGGAACGCTTCCATGAAGCTGGTATTACAGTTATTCCTGTTGTACCTAGTGTTGCCCTAGCTAAACGCATGGAGAAAATTGGTGCGGATGCTGTTATTGCAGAAGGAATGGAAGCTGGGGGGCATATCGGTAAATTAACAACCATGACCTTGGTGCGCCAGGTAGCCGCAGCTGTATCTATTCCTGTTATTGCTGCAGGAGGGATTGCGGATGGTGAAGGTGCTGCAGCTGGCTTTATGCTAGGTGCAGAGGCTGTTCAGGTTGGAACGCGTTTTGTCGTTGCAAAAGAGTCTAATGCCCATCCAAATTATAAGGCGAAAATTTTAAAAGCTAGAGATATTGATACTACGATTTCAGCTCAACACTTTGGACATGCTGTTCGTGCGATTAAAAATCAATTGACTCGTGATTTTGAAAAAGCTGAGAAAGATGCCTTTAAACAGGAAAATCCTGATTTAGAAATCTTTGAACAAATGGGAGCAGGTGCCCTAGCCAAAGCAGTTGTTCACGGAGATGTGGATGGTGGATCAGTCATGGCAGGTCAAATTGCAGGGCTTGTTTCTAAAGAAGAAACAGCTGAAGAAATCCTAAAAGATTTGTACTATGGAGCAGCTAAGAAAATTCAAGAAGAAGCCTCTCGTTGGGCAGGAGTTGTAAGAAATGACTAA
- a CDS encoding acyl carrier protein, giving the protein MAVFEKVQEIIVEELGKDASEVTLESTFDDLDADSLDLFQVISEIEDAFDIQIEAEDDLKTVGDLVAYVEEQTK; this is encoded by the coding sequence ATGGCAGTATTTGAAAAAGTACAAGAAATTATCGTTGAAGAACTTGGGAAAGACGCATCAGAAGTAACACTTGAATCAACTTTTGATGATTTGGACGCAGATTCATTGGACTTGTTCCAAGTAATCTCAGAAATCGAAGATGCTTTTGATATCCAAATCGAAGCAGAAGATGACTTGAAAACAGTTGGTGACTTGGTTGCCTACGTTGAAGAGCAAACAAAATAA
- a CDS encoding 3-oxoacyl-ACP synthase: protein MAFAKISQVAHYVPEQVVTNHDLAQIMDTNDEWISSRTGIRQRHISRTESTSDLATEVAKKLMKKAGITGEELDFIILATITPDSMMPSTAARVQANIGAKKAFAFDLTAACSGFVFALSTAEKFIASGRFQKGLVIGSETLSKAVDWSDRSTAVLFGDGAGGVLLEASEQEHFLAESLNSDGSRSECLTYGYSGLQSPFSDRENADSFLKMDGRAVFDFTIRDVAKSIKQTIEESPVEATDLDYLLLHQANDRILDKMARKIGVDRDKLPANMMEYGNTSAASIPILLSECVEQGLIRLDGSQTVLLSGFGGGLTWGTLILTI, encoded by the coding sequence ATGGCTTTTGCAAAAATAAGCCAGGTTGCTCATTATGTGCCAGAGCAAGTGGTTACAAATCATGATTTGGCTCAGATTATGGATACCAATGATGAGTGGATTTCAAGTCGGACGGGAATACGACAAAGGCATATTTCAAGAACAGAATCTACCAGTGATTTGGCTACAGAGGTTGCGAAGAAACTGATGAAAAAAGCTGGAATCACAGGAGAAGAGCTGGATTTTATCATCCTAGCTACCATCACTCCAGATTCGATGATGCCCTCTACAGCTGCTCGTGTCCAAGCTAATATTGGTGCCAAAAAAGCTTTTGCTTTTGACCTAACAGCTGCTTGCAGTGGATTTGTATTTGCTTTATCAACTGCTGAAAAGTTTATCGCTTCTGGTCGCTTTCAAAAAGGCTTAGTGATTGGTAGTGAAACCCTCTCTAAGGCAGTCGATTGGTCGGACCGATCAACAGCTGTCTTGTTTGGAGATGGTGCTGGTGGAGTCTTGCTAGAAGCTAGCGAGCAAGAGCATTTCTTAGCTGAGAGTCTTAATAGTGATGGGAGTCGTAGCGAGTGTCTAACTTATGGATATTCAGGCTTGCAATCTCCATTTTCAGATCGAGAAAATGCAGATTCATTTTTGAAGATGGATGGGCGCGCGGTCTTTGATTTTACCATTCGAGATGTAGCTAAGTCTATCAAACAAACTATTGAAGAATCTCCTGTAGAGGCGACAGACTTGGATTATCTGCTACTTCATCAGGCTAATGACCGTATTTTGGATAAGATGGCTAGAAAAATCGGTGTCGACCGAGACAAACTTCCAGCCAATATGATGGAATATGGCAATACCAGTGCAGCAAGTATCCCGATTTTACTTTCAGAGTGTGTAGAACAAGGCCTCATCCGTTTAGACGGTAGCCAGACTGTTCTTTTATCAGGCTTCGGTGGAGGCTTGACCTGGGGCACGCTCATTCTTACAATTTAG
- a CDS encoding MarR family transcriptional regulator, whose product MDYQRINEYLTSIFNNVLVIEEVSLRGSRFKDISIKEVHTIDVIGKFPDVTPSQVSKELMVTLGTVTTSLNNLERKGYIERIRSEQDRRVVHLHLTKKGRLVHRLHKRFHKAMVENIIDGMSKEETEVMGKGLTKLYQFLEDLK is encoded by the coding sequence TTGGACTACCAACGAATTAATGAATATTTAACATCTATATTTAACAATGTCCTCGTCATCGAGGAAGTTAGCTTGAGGGGTAGTCGTTTCAAAGATATCTCCATCAAAGAAGTCCATACAATCGATGTAATTGGAAAATTCCCAGACGTGACGCCAAGTCAAGTGTCAAAAGAGTTGATGGTGACTCTTGGGACTGTTACGACGAGTTTAAATAATCTCGAACGTAAGGGGTACATTGAACGCATTCGTTCAGAGCAGGATCGTCGTGTGGTGCATCTGCATTTGACAAAGAAGGGTCGCTTGGTTCATAGACTACATAAACGCTTCCATAAGGCCATGGTTGAAAATATTATCGACGGTATGAGCAAGGAAGAAACTGAGGTTATGGGCAAAGGTTTGACGAAACTTTATCAATTTTTGGAGGATTTGAAATAA
- a CDS encoding enoyl-CoA hydratase (Catalyzes the reversible hydration of unsaturated fatty acyl-CoA to beta-hydroxyacyl-CoA), translating into MEHIIYQLEEDLAILTLNRPEVANGFHIPMCEEILEALTLAEKDPAVHFILINANGKVFSVGGDLVEMKRAVDEDNIPSLTKIAELVNTISHKIKQIAKPVLMEVDGAVAGAAANMAVAADFCLATDKAKFIQAFVGVGLAPDAGGIHLLSRSIGVTRAAQLAMTGEALTAEKALEWGLVYRICEADKLEKTREQLLKKLRRGSANSYAAIKKLVWESQFKDWQDYAALELNLQDSLAQTEDFKEGVRAHSERRRPKFTGK; encoded by the coding sequence ATGGAGCACATTATTTATCAGCTTGAAGAGGATTTGGCAATTCTTACCTTAAACCGTCCTGAGGTTGCAAATGGTTTTCATATTCCTATGTGTGAGGAAATTTTAGAAGCACTAACTTTGGCAGAAAAGGATCCAGCTGTGCATTTTATCTTAATTAATGCCAATGGAAAGGTCTTCTCCGTTGGAGGAGATTTGGTAGAGATGAAGCGAGCAGTGGATGAGGATAATATTCCATCATTGACGAAAATCGCAGAATTGGTCAATACGATTTCTCATAAAATCAAGCAAATTGCTAAACCTGTCTTGATGGAGGTTGATGGGGCTGTTGCAGGTGCCGCAGCGAATATGGCTGTTGCTGCAGACTTCTGTCTGGCGACGGATAAGGCTAAGTTTATCCAAGCATTTGTTGGCGTTGGTTTGGCTCCAGATGCAGGTGGGATTCATCTCTTGAGTCGAAGTATTGGTGTGACGCGTGCTGCTCAATTAGCCATGACAGGAGAGGCTCTGACAGCAGAAAAAGCTCTGGAGTGGGGGCTTGTTTACCGCATCTGTGAAGCTGATAAACTTGAAAAGACGAGAGAACAGCTTCTTAAAAAATTGAGACGCGGATCGGCTAATTCTTATGCAGCCATCAAGAAGTTGGTATGGGAGAGCCAATTTAAAGATTGGCAAGATTATGCTGCTTTAGAACTGAACCTACAGGACTCCTTGGCCCAAACAGAAGATTTCAAAGAAGGAGTTCGGGCCCATTCGGAGAGAAGAAGACCGAAATTTACTGGAAAATAA
- a CDS encoding aspartate kinase (catalyzes the formation of 4-phospho-L-aspartate from L-aspartate and ATP; lysine and threonine sensitive), which yields MKVVKFGGSSLASAGQLEKVLKIVKSDPERRFVVVSAPGKRNAEDTKVTDALIKYYRDYVAGNDISKSQSWIIDRYAAMVSELGLKPAVLEKISKSIRALATLPIEENEFLYDTFLAAGENNNAKLIAAYFNQNGIDARYVHPREAGIVVTSEPGNARIVPSSYDKIEELTNANEVLVIPGFFGVTKENQICTFSRGGSDITGSIIAAGVKADLYENFTDVDGIFAAHPGIIHQPHSIPELTYREMRELAYAGFSVLHDEALLPAYRGKIPLVIKNTNNPDHPGTRIVLKHSSDEFPVVGIAGDSGFVSINMSKYLMNREVGFGRKVLQILEDLNIGWEHMPTGIDDLSIILRSRELTPIKEEEILRQLVQKAEVDHAEIEHDLSIIMIVGEKMKSHIGVTATATRALSENKINIQMMSQGSSEVSIMFVVNKDQEKAAIKALYSAFFGESKED from the coding sequence ATGAAAGTTGTTAAATTTGGAGGTAGCTCTCTTGCCTCTGCTGGTCAATTAGAAAAAGTTTTAAAGATCGTTAAAAGCGATCCAGAACGCCGTTTTGTAGTTGTTTCTGCACCTGGGAAACGCAATGCTGAAGATACCAAGGTTACGGATGCCTTGATTAAATACTACCGCGACTATGTTGCTGGTAATGATATTAGCAAGAGTCAAAGCTGGATTATAGATCGCTATGCTGCCATGGTTAGTGAATTGGGACTGAAACCAGCTGTTCTAGAGAAAATTTCAAAAAGCATTCGTGCCTTGGCCACTCTTCCTATTGAAGAAAATGAATTTCTCTACGATACTTTCCTAGCAGCGGGTGAAAACAACAATGCCAAATTGATTGCTGCCTATTTTAACCAAAACGGTATCGATGCACGCTATGTTCACCCTCGAGAAGCTGGGATTGTGGTAACAAGTGAACCTGGCAACGCTCGCATCGTGCCATCAAGTTATGACAAGATTGAAGAATTGACAAATGCAAATGAAGTACTTGTCATTCCTGGTTTCTTTGGTGTTACTAAGGAAAATCAAATCTGTACCTTCTCACGTGGAGGATCAGACATTACAGGCTCTATCATTGCTGCAGGAGTTAAAGCTGACCTCTATGAAAACTTTACGGATGTTGATGGTATCTTTGCAGCTCATCCAGGAATTATCCACCAACCACACTCAATTCCTGAGTTAACCTACCGTGAAATGCGTGAGTTGGCCTATGCAGGATTCTCAGTCCTTCATGACGAAGCCCTTCTTCCTGCCTACCGTGGAAAAATTCCTCTGGTTATCAAGAATACCAATAACCCTGACCACCCAGGTACTCGTATCGTTCTAAAACATAGTAGTGATGAATTCCCAGTAGTAGGAATTGCTGGTGACTCTGGTTTTGTCAGCATTAACATGTCTAAATACCTCATGAACCGTGAGGTTGGATTTGGTCGCAAGGTTCTGCAAATCCTTGAAGATCTCAACATCGGTTGGGAACATATGCCAACTGGTATCGACGATCTTTCAATCATTCTCCGTTCTCGCGAGCTAACTCCTATCAAGGAAGAAGAAATCCTACGTCAATTGGTTCAAAAAGCTGAAGTAGACCATGCAGAAATCGAACACGACCTTTCAATCATTATGATTGTTGGAGAAAAGATGAAGAGTCACATCGGAGTAACTGCTACTGCGACACGTGCTCTATCTGAAAACAAAATCAACATCCAGATGATGTCTCAAGGTTCTAGTGAAGTTTCTATTATGTTCGTTGTCAATAAGGACCAAGAAAAAGCAGCTATTAAAGCCCTTTACAGTGCCTTTTTTGGCGAAAGTAAGGAAGACTAG
- a CDS encoding PTS mannose transporter accessory protein ManO: protein MAQSLNKTVLLNTTGTSYLSIAGKVGKFLVGDQALEFYPDVNVEQFIQIPWSHINQIGANVTGRKISRHFEVFTDRGKFLFASKDSGAILKIAREKLGNDKVVKLPTLIQTISQKFKNLFAKK from the coding sequence ATGGCCCAATCTCTTAACAAAACAGTGCTTCTCAATACAACAGGCACCTCCTACCTCTCTATAGCTGGAAAAGTTGGGAAATTTCTTGTCGGAGATCAAGCTCTGGAATTTTACCCAGATGTCAATGTTGAACAATTTATCCAGATTCCTTGGAGCCATATCAACCAAATTGGAGCTAATGTTACTGGTCGCAAAATCAGTCGCCACTTCGAAGTCTTTACAGACAGAGGAAAATTCCTCTTTGCCTCAAAAGACTCAGGTGCCATTCTTAAAATTGCTCGCGAAAAACTGGGCAATGACAAGGTCGTCAAACTTCCTACCCTGATTCAGACAATTAGCCAAAAATTTAAGAATCTATTTGCAAAAAAGTAG